The Pempheris klunzingeri isolate RE-2024b chromosome 15, fPemKlu1.hap1, whole genome shotgun sequence genome contains the following window.
AAGGCAAAGGATCGTCAACAGCCACAGGACAAAGTTagtcttttaaaagaaaagatggagtCACATTAGATACATTCGCCACTTAGATGAAATGTCATCACGTTAACGAAATGCTAACCACGCTATGTTGGAAGAGAAAAGATcttgttttatgtgttatttttgaTTATAAGAGTGAGCTGAGATTAATCCCAGAAGCTCCCAGGAGGAATctaacaatttaaaaatgagCACACCTGATTCTTCTCCACTGAGTGCTACATCATGAAGCAGGGGCAAGAAGTACTGCATATCAATTAATTTATTCAGGTATAAGGGGAACAATTTTTCATCTTCTTTGAAGAGGAACTGCAGTTTAAATTTTGTCATTTAGAACAGCAGCATATTTTCAGAGCAGTTGGAGAGGGTGCAAAGTACGATGCCCCCTGAACACAACTGTGGACAGGGACATAAGATGTGACACTAATTGAGACAAGTGGTCATAAGAGGTGCTTCATCGACCTGATActcattcactctcttttttgcAGTGCAACAGTTCATGTGCTTTTCTCTCTTAAAATTGTCGCACTCATACATGTTGTCACAAACATATGATTCCGTATCTGTGATAAAATGCCCATTATTATAGTTGTGTGCTCGTCAGTCTTTGAATGGTTTCACTTGAAGAGTTTTGTTGACATGGTGGTTTAAAGCTTTGTCTTTGGGTTGAAAGCTGCCCTCCTTATTCGTTGTAGAGGGTACTGTGATTAGGTCATGGAGATCAGTGTAGTGtagtgcatttactcaagtacttcaCTTAAGTACAACTTTTCAGGGTATTTGTACTCCTCTTGATCAATTCTGCTTCACGCCACTTATATTTCAATACATTTCAGAGACAGATACATATATCACATACAAAACATGTCATCATCTTAAATACGATTAATTGTTATAGCTAAAACATTAATGTATCCCTGCAACAAACCAATTTCAGAGCAAATGACACTAGAACACTGACAGGGGCTGTTCTGCTTGCATGATGAgtatatttacttttattaatttgaatacatttaaaacatttaagtaATATTTTGAATGCTGGTTGTTTAATTGTAATGCACTATTTTTATGCTGTGTTATTGCTCTTGTTATAAACCCACAACTACTGCCTTTTTATGGCTGAAGAACTTAAGGAGAATACATTATTTCACCCTCTAGATATTTCTAAGAAATGGTAGGATGAAGCAATAGCACATAAAATTGAACGACCCACACTGGCAGTATTACTATAagtatattttctgatttatgctTATGTTTACTGCAGGTAAGTTACCGTGCCAGACAGAGCATGACTCATCAAGCCATAATCAAGATGATTGCTGTCTGGGTGTTAGCCTTTGTCCTGTACGGCCCAGCTATCATATTCTGGGAGCTGGTGGTGGGCAGAAGCCGCGTGCCAAAGGATGAGTGCTTTGCGGAGTTCTATTACTCTTGGTACTTCCTGCTGAGTGCCTCCATGCTGgagtttttctctcctttcatctcAGTGGCTTTCTTCAACCTCAGCATTTACCTCAGCATACGCAGGAGGAGGCTTCACAGCAGGAAGGCCGAGCTCCACCCTCAGCTGAGTGAACCTGCCACTGCCCAAGGGGAAGGTGTCCCCCTATCCCACAATTGGGGGTTTGGGTTGAAACTGGCTGTAAGAGGCTCTATCCACTCCCAGCCCTCCTCTCCCAATTCGGGAAAACTAGATCCCTCAACCAGCAGGGCTGCCCAGCCTAGCCGTCTGTCCAGGGATAAGAAAATTGCTAAGTCCCTGGCcatcatagtgtgtgtgtttgccatctGCTGGGCACCGTACACCCTACTGATGATCATCCGTGCTGCCTGCAGAGGGCGGTGCATCCAGCATCACTGGTACGAGGTCACCTTCTGGCTCCTGTGGCTCAACTCTGCTATTAACCCATTCCTGTACCCACTTTGCCACAGTAGCTTCCGGAGGGCCTTTAGCAAGATTCTGTGCCCAAAGTGGCATACTACTCCCCCATCATCTGTCCTTCGTGTTGGCCAATGACAAGCAGATACCCATGGATGGATTTGGATGAACTATGTGCCAAACCAATGGATGTGGAAGTATTCAAAATGTAACCCATAAATTACACAGTTTCAGCAGATGAAGCAACACTGTGCACCACTGTTTGTCATATAGACCATAATTGATAGTTTTCAGTTGTGCTTTTCAGTGTTTGGATGTATACGGTTGGCAGTGTACAGTATAATGTGATTTACTGTCAATAAGTTCACTGTGTTTACATCTCAAGTATGTGTTAAACAATACATTATTCATCATAGGTCTGAAAATAACTCTCCGGTTCAAAAAAATTTGATAATACTAACAAAACTGTTATGatcattaatataatacagttTCCATATACTATAAAATATGGACATGTTTACCATTGCTGTGTTGGTTGGTCTACTGCTATGGATTATGTACTGTATTTATctgtagaaatgtgttttccttgATGAACTGCCTCATTCATTTGCACATTATCCCACAACGTACGTGGATTATATGATAGATATACTGTAAAAAATACTAGATTTTGTTTTGAGTGAGTGCCATATTGGCTAGATAGCaaattattaaataatgttGTCTTGCTCTTTATGTTATGCAACTTGTATCTTGAATGTATATTCGTTATACTGAAGTTTTATGTTCCTGAACAAAAAGTGTCACCCCCAGTGTGACAATCACTCTTCAGTTGAAGTTAAACAGATCAATATCACCCTCTGCTGTTTGAAAGTTTACTACCATTAATGTTACAGAAGCACagtggtgaaaacacaaagtgccagtgattttaaatgtttataaaatgaaatgtattttaacctttgaccttttaaTTTCACTCTTTCTGGGGCACGTCATTATACAACAGATCAGTAATGGACTACgtttctccacacacacactgagtacatTTTCTGCACATCATGCACATCACCTCAtgttagaaaatgtaaatgttattatATTAATAGAAGTACCACCAAAGcacgtcttcttcttctattattatcattgttattattattattagtagtagtaaagcttgtttttagtattttgttGTATGTAAGAGAGAGAAGTAATCTGtttacaaacagcagcaaaactgCGATTTTTACATTGGTCAGCAGGTGCATGTATACTGATATGCCACTAGATGTCACCATTAACCTTTAcagtttcctgtgtgtgcaGCGCTTGAACATTAAGCTTTAATTTGTCATAGAGTCAAGTGAGTTGTTGAGACGGGCCATGGTTTCCTTTAAGTGTTTCACTTCATTGTTGGTGTTTGACTTGCCAGTTAAATACATGCTATATTTTTGCACCAGCACTCTGACTGATTCAAACTGTAAAACAGGAATATAACTCAATGATCAAATGTCTATGAAATAGGATGGTGCTCTCTTTACGTCTCACATTGAGTCCTTTCACTGTCACATAGTGTCGTTTGTAATTGCAAAACTTGAACAGTTACAGTATTTTGTATGCTTTAGCAAACATCTCATGTAGTCCTTAAGTGatgttattctatttttttttttttggtaactGTTTGTGTAACTTAAATAATAGAGGATGAGCCTAAATGTTGTCCTCTTGGCTCAGAAGAACAAAGAGgcataatgattaaaaaatacataCTGAAATTTTGTGATTTAAGTCACTGGAATTGAAGGTTTTTCCAAGAATAAATGCATCTGTTTCTGGCTGAGGATCATTATGCACAATTTATAATAAATTGAGATGGCTCtgtgatgcattttaaatggGAACATTGTGCCATGTAGTTGCTGTCTACCTGATGGCTAATTGGGTCAGTGCCATGTGCAGAGTGGCTTTTGTTTGATGTGCAGATGAAATGCTGAGAGTGCAATACCATTTTTGTATTGTTCCGCAGTCTAGGTAGGTTTGATTTGATAGATTAAATGAGTTCTTTCCAGATGTAGACTTGTTAGACCTGTAATTACGCCATCATGTTAGATAGTGGGGTTACATTTGCAGGTGCCTGGGTCCCACAGGGGACTTACATTGCTCAAATTGTTGCTGTTGCCCGTGTGCACATCTGGGCCCCTGGTCAGGTGCTGGGAATAAGGGCACAGCTGCAGGGAGCAGGCCTCTGCTCccccctcactccctctctgcCCGTGGcgtggtggggggggtggggggaagCACACTTCTGACCAGAGGGATGCAGGCACATTTCCCTTGTGGCGACAGAACTGCATTTATCAGCAGAATGGCAAGCCTGAGTTTACTCCCTGTGTATCTAAATGCGACAGCAAGAGCTGTATCACTGTGAGGAGCGCTTGCACTGTGTGCAGTTATATTAGGAAGACTACTGCTATTGATTTTGTTGATAGATTGAAATGTCATAGCAGGTGTGCCAAACCGATTGGCTGACAGACTGAGACTGTTTTGGGGATCATGCCACCTTAAATTGGTTTAGGAGGGGTAGCATCATGAAAAATACAGACGAGAGATTTTAgttatgtgtgcatgcaaatgtgtgtttccttttAATCCTATTTAGTGTGTATAAGAGAATGCGTTTATGGGGCCTGTGGATGTCTGTGACCCCAAGCAATGTATCTAAAAGCTGTAACCCTAAATTGAGTGCACCTGTGGCCCTTCAGTTTATAGAGCCCCATTAGCAGAGGCTCAGTCAGTGATCAGAAGGGGGTAGGGCCCATATAACTTCCCCATGAGAATCTGTGAGAAGTTAAACACTTCGTTCCCCTTTAGCACTTTCTTAGGATGACTTAATGCTGAAAGCTCTTGTTTTCAATCCCGAACACCTCTGGtctacacaatacacaataaaagGTGACAGATGTGGAATGAAGCCACTGTAATGTTTGGCATGAGgaaaaggacatttttacaTATCAGTACTCTTTACAACAAAGTGATGACCAATATGCTACACTAATAGTTGGATATAGCAAGTGAAGCGGCAGACAAGACCAAACCACTTTAGTCTGCAGATGCAGGTCAAAACTGTGACCTCTTTTGAAGTTGTAGCATTACTTAGTGTATATTTTCCCCGCACGTTCACTTTCTCAGCTAACTGTAAACCACAGTTAATATTTCATGAGGGAGattctaaaaaagaaaaacagactatttctgtttgatttttgcCTTTTCCGTTCTTCCGTTTTTCCCTCTGCTTTTTCCAGCAGTGTACTTCCTGACTAGAGATTAAATAATTCCATTGGAATCCTCTTAGGATGGGTTCCCAGCACTTGGCAattaaacaattacatttaatcAGCATGGGGCGACGCTTCAAGTCACCCTCATTTCAGACGTTGAT
Protein-coding sequences here:
- the LOC139214623 gene encoding histamine H3 receptor-like, whose product is MSEEETESNSSRYYFDNASTRVQSSFVFSGPILVILMVMMVTLVVVIVLGNALVILAFKVDKSLRRQCNYYFLNLAISDFLVGAFCIPVYIPYILTGRWTLGRGLCKLWLVMDYLLCSASVFNIVLISYDRFLSVTRAVSYRARQSMTHQAIIKMIAVWVLAFVLYGPAIIFWELVVGRSRVPKDECFAEFYYSWYFLLSASMLEFFSPFISVAFFNLSIYLSIRRRRLHSRKAELHPQLSEPATAQGEGVPLSHNWGFGLKLAVRGSIHSQPSSPNSGKLDPSTSRAAQPSRLSRDKKIAKSLAIIVCVFAICWAPYTLLMIIRAACRGRCIQHHWYEVTFWLLWLNSAINPFLYPLCHSSFRRAFSKILCPKWHTTPPSSVLRVGQ